A single genomic interval of Amblyomma americanum isolate KBUSLIRL-KWMA chromosome 11, ASM5285725v1, whole genome shotgun sequence harbors:
- the ND-B18 gene encoding NADH dehydrogenase (ubiquinone) B18 subunit, giving the protein MGQWYGRMTVQNDTAWMTVMEPEKKVFQPEYDPMMGFPNGRKPREMVATAVEMESAKIPPELRNFCAHKLIEMRACMKAKFPFVTACGHARHEYAACMHEDYMIRYKEYERARRLKEREERLAKKAKPLLLE; this is encoded by the exons atggggCAGTGGTACGGTAGGATGACCGTCCAGAATGACACAGCGTGGATGACAGTAATGGAACCAGAGAAGAAGGTTTTTCAGCCCGAGTACGATCCCATGATGGGGTTTCCTAACGGCCGAAAGCCCCGAG AAATGGTGGCCACTGCAGTGGAAATGGAATCAGCAAAGATTCCACCGGAACTTAGAAACTTCTGTGCGCACAAGTTGATAGAGATGCGTGCCTGCATGAAGGCGAAGTTTCCATTTGTCACCGCCTGTGGGCATGCAAGGCACGAATACGCCGCCTGTATGCACGAAGA CTACATGATCCGCTACAAAGAATACGAGAGGGCAAGGAGACTGAAGGAAAgggaggaacggcttgccaagaAGGCAAAACCACTACTGCTCGAGTGA
- the niki gene encoding nimA-like kinase isoform X2, protein MDQYERLEIVGRGAYGVVTLCYKKSTGRKVVIKHIPVQQMSMEEKEGSLTEAKVLAMLHHPNIVAYYDSFLDEKSLAIVMEYAPGGTLYEYLRQRGRALLPEKEVLNYFGQIVLALEHVHSRQILHRDLKTQNLLLSQSKTIIKVGDFGISKILSSKSKAESLVGTPNNLSPEICVGKPYNQKSDIWALGCILYELLTLRPPFEGNHVPNLVIKIIRGEYAPVPTHYSVELRRLLERLLQKEPSMRPSVNQILAQPILLHIICNLYLTVGSLPCVAQKDRLSSSLSLASIGRCSRASSGDLSTSLLVWQSSKVEATKFDVPDGHGCINEVAIGLNSVVGITAQGSVIVWNMAAAAGEKTYKPEVLKDHHSDHIIRASCGTDFIVLLSERKILLSCGCGQSGSLGHGDHSDISNKPKIVEALLGHEICDVACAASHVVAIDENHEVFAWGDARHGMLGLELSASTDLPVKVELPRGVFPIRCFCTADSSFLITDAGELWVCGSNRNNKLGIANGGKDVGEFTRLPRHLFACHTVTSVAGNEDGTIVLTDVGMVFLLGMQQSSAAATTSGSIPVRMVSLEAQATHVGCAGDLFVAILKGIKFVQWKTLKPDNTPAKVLPAPHLPDGSKVSALACSPSIIATVVTKGLLKKKTDR, encoded by the exons ATGGATCAGTACGAGAGGCTCGAAATCGTTGGACGAGGGGCCTACGG GGTCGTAACGCTTTGCTACAAGAAGTCTACGGGGCGGAAGGTAGTCATTAAGCACATCCCCGTGCAGCAGATGTCCATGGAAGAGAAAGAGGGCTCCCTGACCGAGGCCAAGGTGCTGGCGATGCTTCACCACCCTAACATCGTTGCCTACTACGACAGCTTCCTCGACGAAAAGAGCCTGGCCATTGTTATGGAGTATGCACCAG GTGGGACATTATATGAATACCTCAGGCAGAGGGGCCGTGCTCTGCTTCCGGAGAAG GAGGTGCTGAACTACTTCGGACAAATTGTGCTTGCCCTCGAGCATGTACACTCCAGGCAGATCCTGCACAGGGACCTCAAGACTCAAAACTTGCTTTTGAGTCAGAGCAAGACTATAATCAAAGTCGGCGACTTTGGCATCTCCAAAATTCTCAGCAGCAAGAGCAAGGCAGAAAGT CTGGTCGGCACTCCAAACAACCTCTCACCAGAAATATGCGTAGGGAAACC CTACAACCAGAAGAGCGACATATGGGCGCTGGGCTGTATTCTCTACGAGCTgctgacactgcggcctccgtttGAAGGCAAT CACGTCCCGAACCTAGTGATCAAGATCATCCGTGGCGAATATGCCCCCGTGCCCACTCACTACAGCGTTGAGCTTCGTCGTCTCCTTGAGAGGCTTCTGCAAAAGGAGCCTTCGATGCGGCCATCTGTCAACCAGATCCTAGCACAGCCGATTCTTCTGCACATTATCTGCAACCTCTACCTCACTGTTGGCTCTCTGCCCTGTGTTGCCCA GAAAGACCGTCTGTCTTCGTCGCTGTCCCTTGCTAGCATCGGACGATGCTCCCGTGCCAGCTCAG GAGATCTATCAACTTCACTGCTTGTGTGGCAAAGCAGCAAGGTGGAAGCAACGAAGTTTGACGTGCCTGATGGGCACGGCTGCATTAACGAAGTGGCTATTGGGTTGAATTCAGTAGTGGGCATCACTGCACAGGGAAGCGTCATCGTTTGGAACATG gcagcagcagcaggggagAAAACATACAAACCAGAAGTTCTGAAGGACCACCACAGTGATCACATTATACGTGCCAGCTGTGGAACTGATTTCATTGTTTTGTTGTCAG AACGCAAGATTCTGCTGTCTTGTGGGTGTGGTCAGTCAGGCAGCCTTGGTCACGGAGACCATTCTGACATTTCTAAC aAGCCGAAAATAGTGGAAGCCCTGCTCGGCCATGAAATATGTGACGTGGCTTGTGCAGCATCGCATGTTGTCGCCATCGACGAAAACCACGAAGTCTTTGCGTGGGGAGATGCCAGACACG GTATGCTGGGGTTAGAACTTTCGGCTTCAACGGACCTCCCGGTGAAAGTGGAACTTCCCAGGGGTGTTTTCCCCATACGTTGCTTCTGCACTGCGGACAGCAGCTTCCTCATCACGGATGCGGGCGAGCTATGGGTCTGCGGCAGCAACAG GAACAACAAACTAGGCATCGCAAATGGTGGGAAGGACGTTGGAGAATTCACAAGGCTTCCCCGACACCTGTTTGCATGCCACACTGTGACTTCCGTGGCTGGAAATGAAGATGGCACCATCGTTCTGACTG ATGTTGGTATGGTCTTCCTTCTCGGCATGCAACAAAGTTCAGCTGCCGCTACCACCAGTGGCAGCATACCTGTCAGGATGGTCTCTCTTGAAGCACAAGCTACACATGTGGGCTGCGCAGGGGACTTGTTCGTGGCCATCCTTAAAG GCATAAAGTTCGTGCAGTGGAAAACATTGAAGCCAGACAACACACCAGCAAAGGTCCTTCCAGCTCCGCATTTACCAGATGGCTCCAAGGTTTCTGCCTTGGCCTGCTCTCCTAGCATCATTGCAACAGTGGTTACCAAAggccttttaaaaaaaaaaactgaccgcTAG
- the niki gene encoding nimA-like kinase isoform X1 — MDQYERLEIVGRGAYGVVTLCYKKSTGRKVVIKHIPVQQMSMEEKEGSLTEAKVLAMLHHPNIVAYYDSFLDEKSLAIVMEYAPGGTLYEYLRQRGRALLPEKEVLNYFGQIVLALEHVHSRQILHRDLKTQNLLLSQSKTIIKVGDFGISKILSSKSKAESLVGTPNNLSPEICVGKPYNQKSDIWALGCILYELLTLRPPFEGNHVPNLVIKIIRGEYAPVPTHYSVELRRLLERLLQKEPSMRPSVNQILAQPILLHIICNLYLTVGSLPCVAQKDRLSSSLSLASIGRCSRASSGDLSTSLLVWQSSKVEATKFDVPDGHGCINEVAIGLNSVVGITAQGSVIVWNMAAAAGEKTYKPEVLKDHHSDHIIRASCGTDFIVLLSERKILLSCGCGQSGSLGHGDHSDISNKPKIVEALLGHEICDVACAASHVVAIDENHEVFAWGDARHGMLGLELSASTDLPVKVELPRGVFPIRCFCTADSSFLITDAGELWVCGSNRNNKLGIANGGKDVGEFTRLPRHLFACHTVTSVAGNEDGTIVLTDVGMVFLLGMQQSSAAATTSGSIPVRMVSLEAQATHVGCAGDLFVAILKGSSAPHTMFLLKSIDLFNFSSRRVLPRMFLPAELEPCFRVKFCTEMALGSEFCFMIN; from the exons ATGGATCAGTACGAGAGGCTCGAAATCGTTGGACGAGGGGCCTACGG GGTCGTAACGCTTTGCTACAAGAAGTCTACGGGGCGGAAGGTAGTCATTAAGCACATCCCCGTGCAGCAGATGTCCATGGAAGAGAAAGAGGGCTCCCTGACCGAGGCCAAGGTGCTGGCGATGCTTCACCACCCTAACATCGTTGCCTACTACGACAGCTTCCTCGACGAAAAGAGCCTGGCCATTGTTATGGAGTATGCACCAG GTGGGACATTATATGAATACCTCAGGCAGAGGGGCCGTGCTCTGCTTCCGGAGAAG GAGGTGCTGAACTACTTCGGACAAATTGTGCTTGCCCTCGAGCATGTACACTCCAGGCAGATCCTGCACAGGGACCTCAAGACTCAAAACTTGCTTTTGAGTCAGAGCAAGACTATAATCAAAGTCGGCGACTTTGGCATCTCCAAAATTCTCAGCAGCAAGAGCAAGGCAGAAAGT CTGGTCGGCACTCCAAACAACCTCTCACCAGAAATATGCGTAGGGAAACC CTACAACCAGAAGAGCGACATATGGGCGCTGGGCTGTATTCTCTACGAGCTgctgacactgcggcctccgtttGAAGGCAAT CACGTCCCGAACCTAGTGATCAAGATCATCCGTGGCGAATATGCCCCCGTGCCCACTCACTACAGCGTTGAGCTTCGTCGTCTCCTTGAGAGGCTTCTGCAAAAGGAGCCTTCGATGCGGCCATCTGTCAACCAGATCCTAGCACAGCCGATTCTTCTGCACATTATCTGCAACCTCTACCTCACTGTTGGCTCTCTGCCCTGTGTTGCCCA GAAAGACCGTCTGTCTTCGTCGCTGTCCCTTGCTAGCATCGGACGATGCTCCCGTGCCAGCTCAG GAGATCTATCAACTTCACTGCTTGTGTGGCAAAGCAGCAAGGTGGAAGCAACGAAGTTTGACGTGCCTGATGGGCACGGCTGCATTAACGAAGTGGCTATTGGGTTGAATTCAGTAGTGGGCATCACTGCACAGGGAAGCGTCATCGTTTGGAACATG gcagcagcagcaggggagAAAACATACAAACCAGAAGTTCTGAAGGACCACCACAGTGATCACATTATACGTGCCAGCTGTGGAACTGATTTCATTGTTTTGTTGTCAG AACGCAAGATTCTGCTGTCTTGTGGGTGTGGTCAGTCAGGCAGCCTTGGTCACGGAGACCATTCTGACATTTCTAAC aAGCCGAAAATAGTGGAAGCCCTGCTCGGCCATGAAATATGTGACGTGGCTTGTGCAGCATCGCATGTTGTCGCCATCGACGAAAACCACGAAGTCTTTGCGTGGGGAGATGCCAGACACG GTATGCTGGGGTTAGAACTTTCGGCTTCAACGGACCTCCCGGTGAAAGTGGAACTTCCCAGGGGTGTTTTCCCCATACGTTGCTTCTGCACTGCGGACAGCAGCTTCCTCATCACGGATGCGGGCGAGCTATGGGTCTGCGGCAGCAACAG GAACAACAAACTAGGCATCGCAAATGGTGGGAAGGACGTTGGAGAATTCACAAGGCTTCCCCGACACCTGTTTGCATGCCACACTGTGACTTCCGTGGCTGGAAATGAAGATGGCACCATCGTTCTGACTG ATGTTGGTATGGTCTTCCTTCTCGGCATGCAACAAAGTTCAGCTGCCGCTACCACCAGTGGCAGCATACCTGTCAGGATGGTCTCTCTTGAAGCACAAGCTACACATGTGGGCTGCGCAGGGGACTTGTTCGTGGCCATCCTTAAAGGTTCGTCAGCACCGCATACAATGTTCCTATTGAAGTCTATTGATCTATTTAACTTCTCGTCGCGAAGAGTCCTTCCTAGAATGTTTCTCCCAGCTGAACTGGAGCCTTGTTTCAGGGtcaaattttgcacagaaatggCACTTGGTAGCGAGTTTTGTTTTATGATAAATTAG
- the AlkB gene encoding alpha-ketoglutarate-dependent dioxygenase AlkB — translation MYDDSNDDSNDVFKVDFKYYKRRAVRPDLSTVIDFERPEDFPIELHARLQTTPDCGDVGIVADTELLCYSVPANPGLIVLPNPFTPRGQRQWISRTLRSYPHPPNRTNIKALRPPDLFPASLNRDTFYKQLRWVTLGVHHDWDTKVYDLENVSAFPACLGTLVKKLAALLGYPGFEPEAAIVNYYAVNSTLSGHVDRSELDLDSPLFSVSFGQTAVFLIGGATRDVKPTAMFLRSGDVVVMSGESRVAYHAVPLVLPRGDDKPWSSASEGCGDSAVADWSSEAEYLSDHRINLNVRQVFAKS, via the coding sequence ATGTACGACGATAGCAACGATGACAGCAACGATGTCTTCAAGGTAGACTTCAAGTACTACAAAAGACGAGCCGTGCGGCCGGATCTGTCTACAGTGATCGACTTCGAAAGGCCCGAGGACTTCCCCATCGAGCTGCACGCACGGTTGCAGACGACGCCGGATTGCGGCGATGTCGGCATCGTCGCCGACACAGAACTGCTCTGCTATTCCGTGCCGGCTAATCCCGGTCTCATAGTTCTTCCAAATCCGTTCACACCGCGGGGACAGCGACAGTGGATAAGCCGTACGCTGCGCTCTTACCCACACCCTCCGAACCGCACGAATATAAAGGCGTTGCGGCCGCCTGACTTATTTCCCGCGTCTCTGAACCGCGACACATTTTACAAGCAGCTCCGGTGGGTAACCTTAGGCGTGCACCACGATTGGGACACAAAGGTGTACGACCTCGAAAACGTGTCCGCCTTCCCCGCCTGCCTCGGGACGTTGGTCAAGAAGCTGGCAGCGTTGCTCGGGtacccggggttcgaacccgaggcCGCCATCGTCAACTACTACGCCGTGAACTCCACGTTGAGCGGCCACGTCGACCGTTCCGAGCTCGATCTCGACTCGCCTCTCTTCTCCGTGAGCTTTGGTCAGACGGCTGTGTTTCTCATCGGCGGCGCAACCAGAGACGTCAAGCCGACGGCCATGTTTCTCCGAAGCGGAGACGTCGTCGTGATGAGCGGCGAATCCAGAGTGGCATACCACGCTGTGCCGCTCGTGCTGCCGCGTGGCGACGACAAGCCGTGGAGTAGTGCCAGTGAAGGGTGCGGTGATAGTGCGGTGGCTGACTGGAGCTCTGAGGCAGAGTACCTGTCCGATCATAGAATCAACCTCAATGTCAGGCAGGTGTTTGCCAAGAGCTGA